The Amblyomma americanum isolate KBUSLIRL-KWMA chromosome 3, ASM5285725v1, whole genome shotgun sequence genome window below encodes:
- the LOC144123576 gene encoding zinc finger protein 711-like → MTMRQKAPSVTYTYLIPAPPSPHEWRGEVALTPPAQRNDAGYLTCLTCQKEFSSTHDFVVHQRRHTGERPFQCSRCFESFASASALLLHRGSVHDSRSPFRCTFCGRSFDGGDAYSRHLGRHRRAGNCFRCSCTRVFRDEAEIKAHLATHDSGHKCPCCRRVYESLLKLGAHYRKHEKACAPPKPRR, encoded by the exons ATGACGATGCGCCAGAAAG CCCCATCGGTGACGTACACCTACCTGATCCCAGCGCCGCCTTCCCCACATGAGTGGCGCGGCGAAGTGGCCCTGACCCCACCGGCCCAACGGAATGACGCCGGCTACCTCACCTGCCTTACGTGTCAGAAGGAGTTCAGCAGCACTCACGACTTCGTGGTGCACCAGCGACGGCACACGGGAGAGCGACCATTCCAGTGCTCCAG GTGCTTCGAGTCGTTCGCGTCGGCATCGGCGCTTCTGCTGCACCGGGGCAGCGTCCACGACAGCCGCTCCCCGTTCCGGTGCACCTTCTGCGGCCGCTCGTTCGACGGCGGCGACGCCTACTCGCGCCACCTGGGGCGGCACCGGCGCGCAGGCAACTGCTTCCGCTGCTCCTGCACGCGCGTGTTCCGCGACGAGGCGGAGATCAAGGCGCACCTGGCCACGCACGACAGCGGACACAAGTGCCCCTGCTGCCGCAGGGTGTACGAGTCGCTGCTCAAGCTGGGCGCCCACTACAGGAAACACGAGAAGGCCTGCGCGCCGCCCAAGCCACGCCGGTGA